Proteins from one Vicinamibacterales bacterium genomic window:
- a CDS encoding tetratricopeptide repeat protein, with product MNASRARRSVQPADPTRQGWTARWWILVPLVAAVVLKAAVLTQLAGHPLLAPDAGLDTTAYVQLARQVLDGHPGLGPGLYYVSPFYIYFLAAILGVSHSFLAVRIVQVAMGTAAVGLVCLLARQWFGERAALAAGVLAAFTGLFTFYEVLILQSSVDVFFTAAALWCVALGVSSRDRAGVRLLPIFGAGLLWGVETLNRPNVLLAAVALAVVMWIALRRIKFPLALAAGLLLGMAPVAIRNVVVTREWTLVSSHGGLNFYIGNNADATGFYRPVPGVRPAIVGQEIDTRRLATEALGHPATDAEVSSYFFQLAWTWIRAHPLDAALLFAKKFAFAFHAAHLALPLSYAFFAYDTPGWLRFLFVGPWLLVPLGITGAVWRLARSPTPDAGFEVSRPGFVIWLSFVPLYGAAVAFFFVADRYRLPLLVPLCVCAGGGLDLGIEAARQRDVRRLAYATAALAAAFIVVNWPTRWLDDGRWTDGLRTAERLVIAQRDDEAERWAAWLDTHNPPHAGAGQLGVAQQWMALQQYQRALPYLQRAERADPAEPHAQYALGQALLKLGRAPDALVHLQRGFEAGIELPGGGDDYAQALVDTGDLAGAAAALRRIHPAASADAEVWLRLGRLAMEARVPDVAEPFFRQAVAMQPEAAAARQQYGLALLVLDRFEDAARELGAAARVNPADADTLSRLAYAEYRLGRLDDARRHARATLAIDPNDRLARELTAAMANRAK from the coding sequence ATGAACGCATCTCGCGCGCGACGATCGGTTCAGCCGGCCGATCCGACTCGTCAGGGATGGACCGCCCGGTGGTGGATCCTCGTGCCGCTCGTCGCCGCCGTCGTTCTGAAGGCCGCGGTCCTGACGCAGCTCGCCGGCCATCCGCTGCTCGCGCCCGACGCCGGGCTGGACACGACTGCGTATGTGCAACTCGCGCGGCAGGTGCTCGATGGCCATCCAGGTTTGGGACCCGGCCTGTACTACGTCTCCCCCTTCTACATCTACTTCCTGGCGGCGATCCTGGGCGTCTCTCACTCATTCCTGGCCGTCCGGATCGTCCAGGTGGCGATGGGAACGGCGGCCGTCGGGCTCGTCTGCCTGCTGGCGCGCCAGTGGTTCGGCGAACGCGCCGCGCTGGCGGCAGGAGTGCTGGCGGCGTTCACCGGCCTGTTCACGTTCTACGAGGTGCTGATCCTGCAATCGTCGGTGGACGTCTTTTTCACCGCCGCGGCGCTCTGGTGCGTCGCCCTGGGCGTGTCATCCCGCGATCGCGCGGGCGTTCGTCTGCTCCCGATCTTCGGCGCCGGTCTGCTGTGGGGCGTCGAGACCCTGAACCGGCCGAATGTGCTCCTGGCCGCGGTGGCGCTGGCCGTGGTGATGTGGATCGCGCTTCGCCGTATCAAGTTCCCCTTGGCGCTCGCCGCCGGTCTGCTGCTCGGCATGGCGCCGGTCGCCATCAGGAACGTGGTCGTGACTCGCGAATGGACGCTCGTGTCGTCGCACGGCGGCCTGAACTTCTATATCGGCAACAACGCCGACGCGACCGGGTTCTACCGTCCGGTGCCTGGCGTCCGGCCGGCCATCGTGGGCCAGGAGATCGACACGCGCCGCCTCGCTACAGAGGCGCTCGGTCACCCGGCCACCGACGCCGAGGTATCGAGCTATTTCTTCCAGCTGGCCTGGACCTGGATCCGCGCGCACCCGCTGGATGCGGCGCTGCTCTTCGCGAAGAAGTTCGCGTTCGCCTTCCATGCCGCGCACCTCGCCCTTCCCCTCAGCTACGCCTTCTTTGCGTACGACACGCCGGGGTGGCTGCGTTTTCTCTTCGTCGGACCGTGGCTGCTGGTGCCGCTCGGGATCACTGGAGCGGTGTGGCGGCTCGCGAGATCGCCGACGCCCGACGCCGGGTTCGAAGTCTCGCGGCCCGGGTTCGTGATCTGGCTGTCATTCGTCCCGCTCTATGGCGCGGCCGTGGCGTTCTTCTTCGTGGCAGATCGGTATCGGCTGCCGTTGCTCGTGCCACTCTGCGTCTGCGCCGGAGGCGGCCTCGATCTCGGGATCGAGGCCGCCCGCCAGCGTGACGTGCGGCGGTTGGCGTATGCGACGGCCGCACTGGCGGCGGCCTTCATCGTCGTCAACTGGCCGACGCGCTGGCTTGACGACGGCCGGTGGACCGACGGGCTGCGTACCGCCGAGCGGCTGGTGATCGCGCAGCGCGATGACGAGGCGGAGCGATGGGCCGCGTGGCTCGACACGCACAATCCACCGCACGCCGGCGCCGGACAGCTCGGGGTCGCACAGCAGTGGATGGCGCTCCAGCAGTATCAGCGAGCCTTGCCGTATCTGCAGCGGGCCGAACGCGCCGACCCCGCCGAACCGCACGCTCAATACGCGCTGGGTCAGGCGCTGCTGAAACTCGGGCGCGCACCCGACGCCCTCGTGCACCTGCAGCGCGGCTTCGAAGCCGGCATCGAATTGCCCGGCGGCGGAGACGACTACGCGCAGGCGCTCGTCGACACGGGTGACCTTGCCGGAGCCGCCGCGGCGCTCCGCCGCATCCACCCGGCCGCGTCGGCTGACGCTGAAGTCTGGCTCCGCCTCGGACGCCTCGCCATGGAAGCGAGAGTCCCCGATGTCGCCGAGCCGTTCTTCCGGCAAGCCGTGGCGATGCAGCCGGAGGCTGCGGCCGCGCGCCAGCAGTATGGCCTCGCGCTCCTCGTGCTCGACCGGTTCGAGGACGCGGCGCGCGAGCTCGGCGCCGCCGCACGCGTCAACCCGGCGGACGCCGACACGCTGTCCCGCCTCGCCTACGCCGAGTACCGGCTCGGCCGGCTCGACGACGCACGCCGGCACGCGCGGGCGACGCTGGCGATCGACCCGAACGATCGTCTTGCACGGGAATTGACGGCGGCGATGGCGAATCGAGCGAAGTAA
- a CDS encoding tetratricopeptide repeat protein, with translation MARQRRNASARRTRSSPAVLARITPVVLVLLTLFVYWRVQYFEFVNWDDPAYVTGNTQVQAGLSTSTLWWALTTMQSPYWHPLTWMSHLLDVTLYGMNAGPHHVTSLALHLANTLLLFVGLRRMTGDDGPSAFAAALFAVHPLHVESVAWVAERKDVLSSFFLILTIWAYIRYCERRSAQRFLAVAGAYALALMSKPMVVTLPFVLLLLDRWPLRRFGGGPDTPATSGMTSLAHCVLEKIPLLAMAAATAVATVIVQTNVGAVAGLTALPLPRRMATALVGCVGYLGAAVWPAHLAAFYPLREIAGWQAAAASAILIAVTVAAWALRRSRPYLVVGWLWYLITIAPVIGLMQAGEQARADRFVYMPIVGLFVIAAWGGRDLQRRLALPPRAMGAMAVAIIAAGAWTARAQAATWSDSSTLWLHATAVTHGNYVAYENLAQAQRERGQLGDAETNYRRALTLAPAQSPRYESIIHNSLGLVLQQQGREQESHLQFAEAVRLSPGFAEGQNNLANTLAAAGALADAIPHYEAAIALEPASTEPRVGLGAVLLRQQRPAEAISQYRDALRLDFRLAEAHNGIGGALAIEGKAGEAMAEYEEALRLKPLPSAHLNIALLLIRQGMAGEARHHLETALSIDPSYEPARQALAYLSAK, from the coding sequence GTGGCGAGACAGCGTCGGAACGCTTCAGCTCGACGGACGCGGTCGAGCCCGGCCGTTCTCGCTCGCATCACACCGGTCGTCCTCGTACTCCTGACGCTGTTCGTCTACTGGCGCGTGCAGTACTTCGAGTTCGTCAACTGGGACGATCCGGCCTACGTCACCGGGAACACTCAGGTCCAGGCGGGTCTCTCGACATCTACCCTCTGGTGGGCGCTGACGACCATGCAATCGCCGTACTGGCATCCGCTCACGTGGATGTCGCACCTGCTCGACGTGACGCTCTACGGCATGAACGCCGGACCGCACCACGTGACCAGTCTTGCGCTCCACCTCGCGAACACCCTGCTGCTCTTCGTGGGGCTGCGCCGGATGACGGGGGACGACGGTCCGAGCGCGTTCGCCGCCGCGTTGTTTGCCGTCCACCCTCTGCATGTCGAGTCGGTGGCGTGGGTGGCAGAGCGGAAGGACGTGCTGAGCAGCTTCTTCCTGATTCTCACGATCTGGGCCTACATCCGCTACTGCGAGCGGAGGTCGGCTCAACGCTTCCTGGCCGTGGCCGGCGCCTATGCTCTGGCGCTGATGTCGAAGCCGATGGTGGTGACGCTGCCGTTCGTGCTCCTGCTGCTGGATCGATGGCCATTGCGTCGATTCGGCGGTGGTCCCGACACGCCGGCCACTTCCGGCATGACGTCGCTCGCGCATTGTGTGCTGGAGAAGATCCCGTTGCTGGCGATGGCGGCCGCCACAGCCGTCGCGACGGTCATCGTCCAGACGAACGTCGGCGCCGTCGCGGGATTGACTGCCCTGCCGTTGCCGCGCCGGATGGCGACCGCGCTGGTCGGCTGCGTTGGGTATCTCGGCGCAGCCGTCTGGCCCGCCCACCTCGCCGCGTTCTACCCGCTGCGCGAGATTGCCGGCTGGCAGGCGGCGGCCGCCTCGGCGATCCTGATCGCCGTCACCGTCGCCGCCTGGGCACTTCGCCGCAGTCGTCCCTATCTCGTCGTCGGCTGGCTCTGGTATTTGATCACCATCGCGCCGGTCATCGGCCTGATGCAAGCCGGCGAGCAGGCGCGCGCCGATCGGTTCGTCTACATGCCCATCGTCGGTCTGTTCGTGATCGCGGCGTGGGGCGGACGGGATCTGCAGCGACGCCTCGCGCTGCCGCCGCGCGCGATGGGCGCGATGGCCGTCGCGATCATCGCGGCGGGGGCGTGGACGGCCCGGGCACAGGCCGCGACCTGGTCGGACAGCAGCACCCTCTGGCTGCATGCCACTGCGGTGACCCACGGCAACTATGTGGCCTATGAAAACCTGGCTCAGGCACAGCGCGAGCGTGGACAGCTTGGCGACGCCGAAACGAACTATCGCCGCGCCCTGACGCTGGCGCCGGCGCAGTCGCCACGGTACGAGTCAATCATCCACAACAGTCTCGGCCTGGTCCTGCAGCAGCAGGGGCGAGAGCAGGAGTCGCACCTGCAATTCGCCGAAGCGGTTCGCCTCAGTCCCGGGTTTGCCGAGGGTCAGAACAACCTCGCCAACACACTGGCCGCGGCCGGCGCGCTGGCCGACGCCATTCCACACTACGAGGCGGCGATCGCGCTCGAACCGGCGTCGACCGAGCCGCGGGTGGGACTCGGCGCGGTGCTCCTGCGGCAGCAGAGACCCGCCGAGGCGATTTCACAATACCGGGACGCGCTGCGGCTGGATTTCCGCCTCGCGGAAGCCCACAACGGTATCGGCGGTGCGCTCGCCATCGAGGGAAAGGCCGGCGAGGCGATGGCGGAATACGAGGAGGCGCTGCGGCTGAAACCGCTGCCGAGCGCTCACCTCAACATCGCGCTGCTGCTGATCCGCCAGGGGATGGCAGGCGAGGCGCGCCACCACCTCGAAACCGCGTTGTCGATCGACCCCTCGTACGAGCCCGCGCGCCAGGCGCTCGCGTACCTATCCGCGAAATAG